The DNA segment GCTGTAACGGTCAGATGTAGACTGGATAGAGCCTTGGCTAATGAGGAATGGCATACACTCTTTCCATTTTCTTATACAGAGTATTTGAGGATGGTGGGATCGGATCATCGACCGGTGATTGCTTTTCTGGAAGATAAATTATCAAGGAAAAAAAGAGGACAGTTCAGGTTTGATAAGCGGTGGATAGGCCAGGAGGGTTTTATGGAATCAATTGTGTCGGGGTGGACAGGAAATCAGGAGGGCCAATCAGGGGATTTTATTGCCAAAATTAATAATTGTCGACATGAAATATCTTCATGGCGGAAATACAATCAACCTTATGGGAAGGAAAATATTCAGAATCTTCAACAAGCTTTGGAAGATGTACAAACAGATAACAATAGATCCCAAGAGGATATTATTGAGATTTCCAGGAAATTACAGGAAGCCTATAAGGATGAGGAGGAGTATTGGCATCAGAAGAGCCGAAATATGTGGTACTCATCTGGGGACCTGAATACTAAGTTTTATCATGCTCTGACAAAGCAACGGCGGATCCGAAATAAAATAGTGGGCCTCCATGATGAAGCAGGTAATTGGATCACAGATGAGAACGGTGTTGAGAAGGTGGCGGTAGAttattttgatggtttgttTAATTCTACTAATCCTACGGAATTTACTAGTTTCCTGGAGGAGATAGGACCATCAATTTCTCCTCAGATGAATCAAAGGCTATTGCGGGTAGCAACGGAGGAAGAGGTGAGACAAGCtttatttatgatgcatccagagaaaGCACCAGGACCCGACGGAATGACAGCTCTCTTTTTTCAGCATTCATGGCATGTCATTAAAAAGGATGTGGTTGAgctggtgaataattttttgataaCAGGCGAATTGGATTCAAGGCTGaatataactaatatttgtatgataCCAAAAGTAGAGAGACCGACAAGGATGACGGAACTGAGGCCGATAAGTCTTTGTAATGTGGGctataaaataatttcgaaGGTTTTGTGTCAAAGGCTTAAAAGTTGTCTTCCCAGACTTATTTCAGAGACacaatcggcttttgtggcaggaaggttaatttcggataatattcttatcgcgcaggaaatgtttcatggtttgAGAGCTAATAAGTCTTGTCAAAATAAGTTTATGGCAATAAAAACAgatatgagtaaggcatatGATCGGATAGAGTGGAATTTTATTGAGGCTCTCCTTCACAAAATGGGTTTTGATCCTCATTGGATCAAATTAATGCGAGAATGTGTCTCTTCGGTTCAATATAGAGTGCTTCTCAATGGGCAGCCACGAGGTCTTATTATTCCCCAGCGGGGATTACGTCAAGGGGATCCTTTAtccccttatttatttattatgtgtacgGAGGCGTTAATTTCAAATATCAAAAAGGCGGAGCGGATGAAACAATTAACCGGTATGAAAGTGGCAAGAGCTTGCCCTACCATCTCTCATTTGCTATTCGCAGATGATAGCTTATTCTTCTGTAAGGCAAACAAGGAAGAGTGTCAGACTATACTCAGGATTCTAAAGGAATATGAGACTGTCTCTGGACAACAGATTAATTTCCAGAAatcctcaattcaatttggacataagattgatGAAGATAGTCGTCAAGAATTGAGGGATATCTTGGGAATTCAGAATTTAGGTGAAATGGGATCTTATTTAGGCCTGCCAGAAAGCCTAGGAGGTTCTAAGGTACAAGTGTTTGGCTTCGTACAAGATCGGTTAAATAATAGGGTTAATGGATggacttttagattttttactaaGGGTGGCAAGGAGGTGATTATTAAATCGGTAGTTACGGCTTTgccaaaccatgtgatgtctgtGTATCGGCTACCGAAAACGACTGTGAAGAAGCTAACGGGTGCTGTTGCGcagttttggtggagcccaGGAGGTAGTACAagaggtatgcattggaaatcatgggataaaatGTGTGTCCATAAGGATAATGGTGGTTTAGGTTTTAAGGACTTGACTGATTTTAATACGGCAATGCTTGGGAAGCAATTATGGCGACTGATCGAGAAGCcaaattctctttttttctcgagtttttaaaggacggtattacaggaatgcttcacccctggatccgattcgttcatattccccgtcatatggctggaggagtattacttctgctagatctctggtttgtaaaggactaattaaaagggttgGAACAGGATCATCtatttcagtatggaatgatccctgactcccatccactcgcccgagaccagctaacAAAAACCTTCATAATAGTTACCCGGAactcacagtggattctctcattaaTCCGGAATCCCgaacatggaatttacaggcaATTAGGGACTTGGTGGATCCACACGATGCAAAAATAATCGAAAGTATACCATTGAGTAGAAATCGGATGGAggataggaatggatggcatttcaccaAGAATGGAAAATACACGGTACAATCAGGGTACCAAGTGGAAAGGATTTATCCtgataaggaaaaaccaccagaaTTTTATGGTCCCAATGTTGATATACTCAAAGCTTTTTGCTGGAAAGTGAGGTGTCCtccaaagttaaaacattttttatggcaGTTGATATCAGGTTGTATAGCGGTAACGAAAAATCTAAAAGCaagaggaatacaaggagatACTTGCTGTGCACGGTGTGGCGATAcagaggaatcaataaaccatgtgttttttgaatgtcccccAGCTCGTCAAGTCTGGGCACTTTCTAAAATCCCATCAAACCCGAACTTTTTCCCTATTGGCTCTCTTTTTGCTAATATGGACCATCTATTTTGGAGAGTTAATCCaaagatggaggatcatcagtttgcatggatattatggtatatttggaagggtCGGAACAATAAAGTATTCAGTAATCTTGATATTGATCCCAGGGAAACACTTCGACTAGCAGAAGTAGAATCAATACTTTGGGCGGAGGCACAAGTTAGTAACAACGGGTGTGCACATGAAATACAGGTCAGGCCTAACTTAGGAACCACAGGAAGATGGTGCTTCACagatggttcatggaaagaTAAGGATCTATTTTCAGGGCAAGGTTGGCTCAGTACATTACCAGGATATGATGGTTTActaggggcaaggaatgtaagggcatgtaTTTCACCGCTTCATTCGGAGATGGAGGcattaatttgggcaatggaatgcatgagaaatttaagacagtttcaggttacgtttgcaacggattgttctcaattggtgaagatggtttcggaaccagaagaatggccagcatttgaaagctacctaGAAGATATTAAGCTTTTGAGAAGAAGTTTCGTCAACTCAGATATTGTTCATGTACCTAGGGCGGAGAACATAAGGGCGGATAGTTTGGCACGTAGTGCTCGgcaacaaccgtctttcgtcgtacacATGGATTCAGAGTTACCaccttggtttacagagtctatatgagtctgtgaatgttttttgctgtcaaaaaaaaaaaattaagtcttAAGTAGTGTCGAGATAATTCATCCATGAAGTCAATCTTTCTATTTAGAGTATGACGCACTTTTTCCTATTTTCATGATTTCTGTCATCCGTTTCATACTTCTCCCCCTCCAAAATAATGCATGATTATTTTTACTCTCATTGATTTATGAATAactacattatatttttattttcttgatcaataatatatttgaaacataaagtaatacaataaatcaaGAACAATATAGGAAAATAGGAAAGTATGAGCCTGATGacgaaaataatgaaaataagaaaaagtacGTCATACTCCAAATAGAAAGATTGACTTCATGGATGAATTATCCTCAACACTACTTAagacttaatataacttagaaactttcaattatttgatatttgaaaatgacgatataaacacacaattttttttatatcactattgtcaaatatcaaataatttaatattttgaagttataataagttgtaaatcgtgttgaaaattattaatttaagatgtataaattaattttataatagattaatatattaaaaatataaattagttttaaaggcttacaaatcaatctaaaacaatgtataaatggataataaataacttaaaaaccctttaatgacttttagtgataaaactcctcaactatttttgaatcgtaaaaaaaaccctcaactaagttttcaacattataaaccctcaacttataaaccgttaacatatgtcaccctccgtcacggttttttagacggagggtAATATATGTTAACGGAActaaagttgagggtttatttcacaggatttttagttgagggttttttaAAACACTATAATTATTGAAAGTGATGGGGCAGATGTAAATGCAATGTTGGGTGTCACGCAATAACATAATTGTGATCTGCAAAGAGAATATCCACTCTGTATTCGGAGAGAATAGAGAAGGAACGAATGGTGGGCACATTATGGCATCCCTCAACTTCTTTTTGTGCCGAATAactgaaaaaaatcaataattcaATCATGTTTACAACTCAttgtctaaaataatatattaaagcCAAATTAATGGATACTCCATTTATTTCCGAAAGTAAAATTTTCTAGAGTATacacgcttattaagaattgggttaataaatgtttataatttaatttattttttactttattatacaattttcaataactttccagcaatgaaatttaatcaatttaaatattctcaattaaggTTTTTCGGAAGTATTAAAAATTACCTTAAcaatatatcaaatctatatttgtggaacaaaaaaaatctaaaaaaatctaaCTTTCGGAATGGAGGAAGTATTAATTATTATGCGTAGTTATATGATATGAGTCACTGCGTTTACTCAGTGCAAGCAACTCGAAGTAATTTCGGTTTCACTTGCAgttaaccaaaatataaatcatgGATTATCGTATAGAGACTATATGTATGCACATCATGTATTTCTCAAAACATTTGAGCTGCTTTTAAATGTcgttttaacataattaaccgCCTCTGAATGATTCAGAATGGTATATATTGTTTCAACACAATTTGAGCTATTGGAACAAGCATGCCTGGTAAAGTGGTAAAGCATGAATGATAATGATGGGCACCCgacttttttttgctaaactgtaaatatcatataatgaATAAAAGATTTTACAAAGTAAGATCTTTGTTCTGAACCATCTtggtaaaaaagaagaaaaaacaagatgGATAACCAGTGCCGTGCGAAGGTCTACAGGGGCTCGAggcaaatataaaaaatgggcctttttaatcaaaaaatataaattgtctatacagaaaaatatatataccttAATACAAGAAGAGATGGTGATGATTAAATAAAAAGAGACATTCTGCTTGTTGACAGAAGCACACAACAAGGAACCAAGAAGAAAGAGGGTGGGATAATGCTTGAGAAATAAGTTATACATACaacttaagaatatatatagataatgtATAAAGTAGTTGCGATTTTTATTCTCTTTCTATTTAGGAATTTTGATATAACGAAAaagattttcctttttaattttggaaagttgacaataaaacaaaattaactttttCTGACAAAAGCatgttaattaaattttttacctAAAACCACTATGCTACACCAGATTTTTGAAATTATGGGGCCCTAAAATTTCTATATATTCTGGAGGCCTGAGACAAAAGCCTTTTTGGTTATACCTTAAGCACGCCTATGTGGATAACATAATAGAGAGTCTCCTAAATCCCTTATCTCAGCCACATGGTCATAAGGAAGCTAAATTTCTTTCTCAGTCTTCTTGCTGAGATGATGTTCTTTATCTCCTTGTTAATgcttcggaaaacagaattggCCGTGATAGATTCCTGATTACGCATAAGGTTGTTCCTCTGCTTCCAAAGGTGGTAGATTACTGAGTGGGTTGCTAGATTCCTGATAATGATGGGCACCCGACTTGTTTCAAGTGTGACTTCATCGTGCATTTAGCTCATATTAGCTAGTTCCAAGCGATCGCATTTTCGGCATATGTACCTTTAGAATATTTGATGCAATAAGTCAGTCACCATAAGAAGATCCTGGTTGGGTTTGATACAAGGTGTCACTATCTAAATTCATTAATAACAAATTTAACCCgactataaaattttaaatattttgtttaaatttatcaCATACGAACAtcaatcaaattcaaaacatagAAACTATACAgtaatatagaattttttttaaaaaaaaaatctaaataacgTTTTCAGAAACAGCTTATTATACAATTAACTAGTGTATGTATGTTAACTGATATTTTCCGCTACTCAGCGAATACTTtgatttctctatatatatttttcttccctttattaaatttataaagattCTCAACTTATACCATTTGTGCCTAAATTTGTTTCTATATCTTCGTGCATATCTACTTATTAATGTTTTCAATTCCTATTTCCCATTCTAATTTTCTACAActtttttatagtaaaaatatatcCCTACAACATTTTGTATATTAAGAATACAtaaagtattaaatattttttaaaaaaattcttcaagtaataataactatatttttaaactataattaatttgatttgaacacaaaaaatagttaaaaattaagcagaaaaatatttcttatgtttagatttttttcacaaaaatagatgtGAAtgcttttacaaatttattattagtaataataaatagtaaatttttaaaagataattaaatttagggcaattctcctaaatagaccatttaattttcaagttttggtcacaaaaataaattacaaggagaaaaatgactaaaatatttcatttaataggtaaaaaaaccataataccctagatatataaaaaataaaaattaaaattttttttatatagttttagattatatgttttcaaattcaaacctttttataattttttttttaattttgaattgtttttttttgttttttttttcagattttcttttcgtaattcgaaaatactttttaaaactatttttaaaattttattttaaatttttaatatttattttttattttataaaattttaaatttcaatctCAAATCCccactccttaactctaaatcttaaagttttaattaattaaccATATGAGTATATGTGTACATTttcctctttaatgaaacattttgatcattttaatcaatactattaaattaggaacatgacctattgatataTGTTTAGTCCAACTTAAAATATAACTGCATCTAATTGATTATCTAAATATATGATATAACCACcttgataaaataatttataacttcTACTTTCATTCCAAAATTTTTGGATCCAATTATGTCATATACGAATGTTACTAATAGAATAATTTTGTAACTACTTCTCAGATCAGAGTGATCCACTACTTTCAATATTACAAATTGTCGACGATGAAgtccaataaataaatattatgtcATTTGGAAACAGTAATATTGATACTatactttaataaatattattttcaccaCACAAATTAATGGGAATGAACTAAggtttaattaatgttttaaacACAGTCTAGATGTTGAATCTAATTATTTTCCGGTCATTGAGTTATTAGATTGAGGGCAtaactggttcaaacgcagcgttacggttgcgggagtttgcggatgcgggtggttacGGTTACTAGCGggtttaagagatttgtacaactggttatgcggttagaaattggtgcgtttgcgggatacttaagACTGGTTAACTGTCAAATGCAAcagcagttaaataataaattaacaatatttatattttataaaattataaaaatatcaaaaatcataatattataatagatatacaaactatatttagaaagttatggtatcattttttttaaataaaagaaaatatttttatttaaaatttttataatattaattcaaatataatagatatattttagtatttttataattccaatttaattttttattgaataatttaatttttgtatttatattgttttaagaaaaagaaaaaaaataagtatcCTCCTGCAACtgtccgcaaccgcaaacgctacctggaaccagcttttgaatttatgaggtttggAGCGGTTCAAAGCAATTTAAAgcggtttgagtgattgttgtaAAACGCCAACAACCGTTACCAACTGCAAAAgttgcgtttgcgggtggtagcggggaaaccagtcataccctcaCTGTAGATGACTATGtcagtttttaatttattttaaaatataattataaatatattaatattaaaaataaaagaaaatcccatgtttaaaaacatagtaaatttttaattttcaaattatttcttttttatttcacataaaaatataatttaaacaaattttataacaaattaaattttaaattttaaaaatgataatttaaacaaaattagattatatatcAATCACCCATAAGCTCTCCCATAAGTTCAACATGCATGCTCTGGTTTTAGCAGTTTTTGTGGGTTATCAAGTTCTTAATTGATGgatattttttgaaacacaaaccggattcaaaaataaaaacaacaaatgacatataaattttataatacatgaacaaatacttaaatttaacataaaattacttatgtttaaatctttggTTAAAACcccaataaatatttcaaatatctaCAGTATTTTAAGCATTTTGGATTACCGTTGCCGCTTTAATGGGTTTGTGTACAAAACTCTGGAGCCACAAccttattttaaattatgattatAGTTTTTCGGTTGTATCTAAAACTAAATTTCTTGAAATAATACggaaaaattgaaacaaaagatatacccgccctttaaagggcgggtcaaaatctagtttctcTTAAATTTATTGAGTTATCAGTTGTTGAATTctattagaaatttaaaataataaaatataagagATTTATGATAGAAATTTAATGTACttgtataaaaaataataatttgtgaaAGGGAGAGAATATAAATTTGAACCACAACATTTCCTAGTCTGCGATCAAAAGCTCACATCGAGGGAGAAGTGGAGAAGTCTttcacagcaaaaaaaaaaaaaaaaaagaaaaaaaagtaaaaaccccaccggagaaaaagaagaagatgtcgTGGCAATCGTACGTTGATGACCACCTTATGTGCGATGTGGAAGGCAACCACCTCACCGCCGCCGCGATTCTCGGTCAAGACGGCAGTGTCTGGGCTCAGAGCGCCGATTTCCCTCaggtttctctctcttctctgatCATTGGGGTCAGATTCAGCCGTCTTTTCGGTGATTTTAGATCTGAGAAATCTCGGATCTGATTTCGATTTCACCATCTCCGGAACCTGATGAGAAAATCGATCTGCTTTTCTGGATCAGTAGATTGAGTTCAACCTAGGGATCTAGAAGATCCCCATGTGTTTATCTGATAATCTAATGTGTGTTTACAGTTGAAGCCTGAAGAGATCAAAGGAATCACCACGGACTTCGAGGAGCCTGGGTTCCTTGCCCCAACCGGTCTATTTCTCGGTGGAGCCAAGTACATGGTTATTCAAGGTGAACCAGGAGCTGTCATCCGAGGCAAGAAGGTAACATTATTCTTATCTATTAACCCTTACTTGTACATAATCTTATGATAGGAATCAGAATTCATTTTACAATAATGTGAATCTCTATGCAGGGACCTGGAGGCGTTACTATCAAGAAGACGACTCAAGCCTTGGTCATTGGCATCTACGAGGAGCCCATGACTGGAGGGCAGTGCAACTTGGTTGTGGAAAGGCTCGGGGATTACCTCATCGAGTCTGACCTCTAAATTTTCAGTTTCAAAGTCttctttttaactaaaaaatgcTCTTTGTCATTGTGATTGAATCGTTGTGCTATCAAAACGCAAATCAATTTGAAGCCTTGGAACCAATTTCTTGTTGTTGGTCTTTGTTACTGGGTTTGTGTCTCTTATGTAATGGCATTtggatcatctttttttatCCCTTCTTATGTATTGTGTTTtttctttagatttttatttctccatagttttgtttttcttaaattgaTCTGCGGTAGGTTTACGTTTTGTGGTTTTGAACATTTCTGTGTACAATGCCACATAAAAGAACGTTTGTAGAAAGATGAATTTACGTAAAGAAAATGTGATGTAGAAATAGTTTAGGAACTTGGACTTTTTAGACTGGGTTCGAAACTGGGAAGGATAAGAGTCCTTCGAtactattttgtttcttttcatagCATCGTAGTAATAAACAACGTAGGGACAGCCAGAGGCAAACGCTAGTTCTTCGTCACCATTAGTGCCCATTAAGTACCAGATTCACGTTTGAAGGAAGAAACACAGTAGTTTTCTCTGTCCATTTTTGCTTCTTGACATTTTCAAGAACCCACAAAGTCGCAAAATCTTCATTAGGCATGATCTGCCTTATAACCCCTGTTCGGAAACTCGCTAGCCTCTAGTTGGAcggtcgggttgggcctagcgccgaaagagaaaatcggaaattaatcggaaattatgcagggtggaattttaaaattctttactatgttataaaacatgttaatctttaattgtgtataacattaatacatttctatgtttaagattgtataaaataaacaaatagaatatataaacttaatatagtgtacttttcattaaaagtatgaatataaatgatttttataaaattttagatcaaataaataaataaaaatattattaaaaaaatatatagattaggcggccgcctatGCGGCTAGACTGTCATTTAAGCGGTCTAGACAgagaaaatcggatatccgattttttaaaccgGTTGGCATAAATCAAAGCGGAAGAGTGACGCGTAGCGTCTAGGCGGCCTATTTTTAAAACAGGGCCTACAACTTACCATTGTGGTTgatgagattttttaaaatcttttttggTGTTTCAGTGGTACATCATTCTTCAGATCCATCATCAAAACTCACAATTCTCTTGCCTCTATACTGTTGAGTTATATAATACACAATTTCATTGATGCATTGCATACTCCCTTGCCCAATGATCGGTCGGCCGTTCTGAACACTGCCGGCTAAAATATTCACATTGgtcttcaaaatttttaaaattatctctataatattatttgagaagtcactttCCTAGGTATCACGCTCACGTTAATTCTCACGGTGGTTGATTACTATGATAGCCTTAATGAATTCAAAAAAgcatttaaatactattatttactttataaaaaaattcaaataaaaatataaaataaaaaggaaatatttataaagtttaagaaaaaaaaatgaaaatatatgtatatataatatgatttcataataaaaggaaagttcacaaaatagtaaaatatcatttaaaatatatttttaaatatataaaatatacttttgaagtaataaaatacttttcttatatctatatattcttatatgaaaacaaatatttgtatataatgtgattttataaaaaaaaagttcacatagatgatcttaatattagaataaaaaaatatttttcttttaaaatataagtttacacaatgcaaatatgtatatttacaAAGTAACTAGATGAGCACgggaataaatataaaaataattaaattataatattgataaatattttctcttggttgtttataaattttaggtaattttgtaatttttatgtatcataaataaaaaaatgtactaAGTGTCTTTATGTTTTCATCTTAATtagatatgtgaaaattaataaagtaGTACTCTCTTCACCTCTATTGTCACCTTTTTTGAGTAAAAAGGATAAACTCGGTTACATCACTTTctattttttgttagatattgATTTCAAAAAGTGACATATCTTGAACCTATATATATCGTCTGTTAAGGCACGACCAATGTGATTAACTGATCCTCGAGTTCCGAAACTAAAGAAAAGCAGCAGAGATTTTGAGAGAAATCGCATACCGATATAGAAAGGTCCGATGCCGACGCCGGGTTTGAGGAAATCGGATTGAAATGGAGTGTTATTAGTTGTTGAGGAGATGTATCTCACAGTAGAGCCTCTCCAGTTCTTGAGGACTATGCAAGA comes from the Brassica napus cultivar Da-Ae chromosome A7, Da-Ae, whole genome shotgun sequence genome and includes:
- the LOC125576641 gene encoding profilin-1-like produces the protein MSWQSYVDDHLMCDVEGNHLTAAAILGQDGSVWAQSADFPQLKPEEIKGITTDFEEPGFLAPTGLFLGGAKYMVIQGEPGAVIRGKKGPGGVTIKKTTQALVIGIYEEPMTGGQCNLVVERLGDYLIESDL